The following proteins are co-located in the Sporolactobacillus pectinivorans genome:
- a CDS encoding efflux RND transporter permease subunit yields MGLVYIVMLILFGDWAAPFAILFPMPVALIGAFFGTFIAGRSRQSEELSALNIGYFPVFSFDL; encoded by the coding sequence GTGGGTCTGGTTTACATTGTGATGCTTATCCTGTTTGGTGATTGGGCGGCACCATTTGCAATTCTTTTCCCGATGCCGGTAGCGTTAATCGGCGCGTTCTTTGGTACATTCATCGCAGGGAGATCCAGGCAATCTGAAGAGCTTTCGGCACTGAATATTGGCTACTTTCCTGTTTTTTCGTTCGATCTGTAG
- a CDS encoding zinc-binding dehydrogenase, which translates to METTALRLYGKEDLRLEKFELPAIKSDEILATVVTDSICMSSWKEAKIGPDHKKVPNDVAEHPIIVGHEFCGQIVKVGNKWKDKFTAGSKFAIQPNLQLPDRPDCPGYSFQYIGGDATYVVIPREVMEQDCLLEYNGATYFEGSLLEPLSCVVGGFNANYHLIEGTYNHKMGIKEGGNLLIMGGTGPMGLLQIDYALHGPIQPKRLVITDLSDEKLQNASRLYSPEDAKKDGIDLHYVNVSKFEDQVAYLQSVVNNESYDDIFVLAPVKPLITQASNLLAKDGCLNFFAGPRDKHFTAEVNLYDIHYNFTHYVGTSGGNTDDMRAAIKLVEERKVNVEKVVSHILGLNAVADTTLNLPSLLPSGKKLIYVQKNMPRKSLEEIVSGTDLDPFYSGLREVLKQNNGLWSKEAEQYVLDHAVNI; encoded by the coding sequence ATGGAAACAACAGCACTCAGACTCTACGGAAAAGAAGATTTACGGCTGGAAAAATTTGAACTGCCGGCAATCAAAAGTGATGAAATTTTGGCAACGGTTGTAACTGACAGTATCTGCATGTCGTCATGGAAAGAAGCGAAAATCGGTCCGGATCATAAAAAGGTCCCTAATGATGTAGCGGAGCATCCAATTATCGTCGGGCATGAATTTTGCGGGCAAATTGTCAAGGTCGGGAATAAGTGGAAAGATAAGTTCACTGCAGGCAGCAAGTTTGCGATACAGCCCAATCTTCAATTGCCGGACCGGCCGGATTGCCCAGGGTATTCTTTCCAATATATAGGCGGGGATGCCACATATGTTGTAATTCCGCGAGAGGTTATGGAACAGGATTGTTTGCTTGAATATAACGGAGCCACTTATTTTGAAGGTTCGCTTCTTGAACCCTTATCCTGTGTGGTCGGCGGTTTTAATGCCAACTATCATTTGATCGAAGGCACTTATAATCATAAGATGGGGATTAAAGAGGGCGGAAATCTTCTGATCATGGGGGGCACTGGCCCGATGGGATTGCTCCAGATCGATTATGCGCTGCACGGACCGATTCAGCCCAAAAGATTAGTTATTACGGATCTGTCTGATGAGAAATTACAGAATGCTTCGCGGTTATACAGCCCTGAAGATGCGAAAAAAGATGGTATCGATCTTCATTATGTTAACGTGAGCAAATTTGAGGATCAGGTGGCTTATCTCCAATCTGTAGTGAATAACGAATCCTATGACGATATCTTTGTCCTGGCACCTGTCAAGCCTTTGATCACACAGGCTTCCAACCTTTTAGCCAAGGACGGCTGCCTTAACTTCTTTGCCGGCCCGCGGGATAAGCATTTTACTGCGGAAGTCAATCTGTATGATATTCACTATAATTTCACTCATTATGTAGGAACTTCCGGCGGGAACACAGATGATATGCGCGCGGCGATTAAATTGGTTGAAGAGAGAAAGGTAAACGTTGAAAAGGTTGTTTCTCACATTCTTGGCTTGAATGCTGTAGCAGATACAACGCTGAATCTTCCATCCCTTCTACCAAGCGGAAAGAAATTAATTTATGTACAAAAGAATATGCCTCGGAAATCGCTAGAAGAAATCGTATCAGGCACAGACCTGGATCCATTTTACAGCGGTCTACGGGAAGTGCTGAAGCAAAACAACGGTCTGTGGTCCAAAGAAGCAGAGCAATACGTGCTCGATCATGCTGTAAATATCTAA
- a CDS encoding mannose/fructose/sorbose PTS transporter subunit IID translates to MTDKVKKLTKGDLFNMFVRTNFQQASFNYERIHALGFCFDMAPAIRRLYKTREERAAALQRHLVFFNTTPAVCGPVVGVTAAMEEAKSDGEDINDGAINSLKVGLMGPLAGVGDPLIWGTLRPITAALGATLALNGNLLGPLLFFFSFNMVRLALKWYGLKYGYEAGMGIVKDMASNRLKKLTEGASILGLFIMGVLVTKWTKINVPIVISQTTNQVGQKTTMTVQGILDQLCPGLLALGLTFLMMFLLRKKVSPIVLIFALFGIGILGYWLGILK, encoded by the coding sequence ATGACTGATAAAGTAAAGAAGTTAACCAAGGGCGATCTTTTTAACATGTTCGTACGAACAAATTTTCAGCAGGCCTCTTTTAACTATGAACGTATTCATGCCCTTGGATTCTGCTTTGATATGGCACCTGCAATCAGACGACTTTATAAAACCAGGGAAGAGCGTGCTGCCGCTTTGCAAAGACATCTTGTTTTCTTCAATACAACTCCTGCGGTGTGCGGCCCTGTGGTGGGCGTTACAGCTGCAATGGAAGAGGCGAAATCAGACGGCGAGGATATAAATGACGGAGCGATCAACAGTTTAAAAGTCGGCCTGATGGGCCCGCTTGCCGGAGTCGGAGATCCTTTGATCTGGGGAACGCTCAGGCCAATTACCGCAGCTCTTGGTGCTACATTAGCGCTAAATGGAAACCTTCTTGGCCCATTGTTATTTTTCTTCAGCTTTAATATGGTCAGACTGGCTTTAAAATGGTACGGGTTGAAGTATGGGTATGAAGCTGGGATGGGCATTGTGAAGGACATGGCTTCAAACAGACTGAAAAAGCTGACTGAAGGGGCCAGTATACTTGGCTTGTTTATCATGGGTGTTCTTGTGACGAAGTGGACGAAGATCAACGTGCCAATTGTCATTTCTCAGACGACAAATCAGGTTGGGCAGAAAACAACCATGACCGTTCAGGGCATTCTCGATCAATTGTGCCCTGGCCTGCTCGCACTTGGTTTAACATTCCTCATGATGTTTCTGCTCAGAAAGAAAGTCAGTCCTATTGTCCTGATCTTTGCTTTATTTGGTATCGGTATTCTGGGCTACTGGCTTGGAATCTTGAAATAA
- a CDS encoding PTS mannose/fructose/sorbose transporter subunit IIC: protein MQAFQIVLIFVFSCIAGMGSVLDEFQTHRPLVACTVIGLILGDIQTGIILGGTLELIALGWMNIGAAQSPDSALASIISAILVIVGKQDIQAGIAIALPVAAAGQVLTVFARTITVFFQHAADRAAKQVNFHLIDILHLSALLIQALRVAIPALLVTIFMNAGSVQSLLHSIPPVVTGGLNVAGGFIVTVGYAMVLNMMGAKYLMPFLFLGFLLASYLNFSLLAFGAIGLIIAIVYIQLNPTYLENKRDSNSNTNSSVPLADDMLDD from the coding sequence ATTCAAGCTTTTCAAATTGTACTAATTTTTGTCTTTTCATGTATTGCCGGTATGGGAAGCGTTTTGGATGAATTCCAAACACATCGGCCGTTAGTCGCATGTACCGTTATTGGTTTGATACTGGGGGATATACAGACAGGGATTATACTTGGAGGAACATTGGAGCTGATTGCATTAGGCTGGATGAATATCGGTGCTGCCCAGTCTCCTGATTCTGCTCTGGCAAGTATTATTTCTGCAATTCTGGTCATTGTTGGTAAACAAGATATTCAGGCAGGTATAGCAATTGCTTTGCCAGTAGCAGCCGCAGGACAGGTACTCACTGTGTTTGCCCGGACAATTACCGTGTTTTTCCAACATGCAGCTGATCGCGCGGCGAAGCAGGTTAATTTTCATCTTATCGATATCTTGCATTTATCGGCACTACTCATTCAAGCACTTCGAGTCGCCATACCCGCACTGTTGGTAACCATTTTCATGAATGCCGGTAGTGTGCAGTCCCTGTTGCACTCGATACCACCGGTTGTCACTGGCGGACTGAATGTCGCGGGAGGATTCATTGTTACTGTCGGATATGCAATGGTACTGAATATGATGGGGGCAAAGTACCTTATGCCCTTCTTATTTCTCGGATTCTTGCTAGCATCCTATCTGAACTTCAGCCTGCTTGCTTTTGGTGCTATCGGATTGATCATCGCGATTGTCTATATCCAACTGAATCCGACTTACCTTGAAAATAAACGTGATTCCAATTCCAACACGAATTCGTCAGTGCCACTTGCTGATGACATGCTTGATGATTGA
- a CDS encoding mannose/fructose/sorbose PTS transporter subunit IIB, whose amino-acid sequence MIINFARIDDRLIHGQVATVWAKKANAKRIIICSDEVANDNVRKMLLKQAAPPGMKVNICEVDKAVKVYKNPIYQDETVFFLFINPTDVLRMVKQGVPIKSINIGGMAFRVGKKQITKAVSVNAEDVKAFDELNNLGINLDLRVVDSDNPIDLMKKLKEITFEINNN is encoded by the coding sequence ATGATTATCAATTTTGCAAGAATTGATGACCGGCTGATACATGGGCAAGTTGCGACTGTTTGGGCGAAGAAAGCCAACGCGAAACGCATTATCATCTGCAGTGATGAAGTGGCAAATGATAATGTACGCAAAATGTTGCTGAAACAAGCTGCTCCGCCGGGAATGAAAGTCAATATCTGTGAGGTGGATAAGGCTGTCAAGGTCTACAAAAACCCAATTTATCAGGATGAAACGGTTTTCTTCCTTTTTATCAATCCAACGGATGTCCTTCGGATGGTGAAGCAGGGTGTACCGATTAAATCCATTAACATCGGTGGCATGGCATTCAGGGTGGGGAAGAAACAAATTACCAAAGCAGTTTCAGTAAATGCCGAAGACGTTAAAGCTTTTGATGAACTCAATAACTTGGGAATTAATCTGGATCTTCGAGTGGTCGACAGTGATAATCCGATTGATTTAATGAAGAAGTTGAAAGAGATAACTTTTGAGATAAATAACAATTAA
- a CDS encoding PTS sugar transporter subunit IIA produces MYSIIVCAHGDLAESFKRSIEMIFGKVENLFPIRFVQGENPDDIKKKITETIDKNDLKSILILTDLFCGSPYNASASLAFENSNIEVICGVNLPICLEAVSNQNMKNLTEIVSYIKQIAPETVKSFRDVLNKQDEEGLI; encoded by the coding sequence ATGTATTCAATCATTGTTTGTGCGCATGGTGATTTGGCTGAATCCTTTAAAAGATCGATCGAAATGATTTTTGGCAAGGTTGAGAACCTCTTCCCGATTCGTTTTGTTCAGGGAGAGAACCCCGACGATATCAAAAAGAAGATCACTGAAACAATTGATAAGAATGATTTAAAAAGTATATTGATTCTCACTGATCTCTTTTGTGGAAGCCCCTATAATGCATCGGCTTCTCTGGCTTTTGAGAATAGCAATATTGAAGTGATCTGTGGAGTGAATCTGCCGATCTGTCTGGAGGCTGTATCAAATCAGAATATGAAGAACCTGACGGAGATCGTGTCGTATATCAAGCAGATTGCTCCCGAAACTGTTAAATCGTTCAGAGATGTGTTGAACAAACAGGACGAGGAGGGATTGATATGA
- a CDS encoding SDR family oxidoreductase — MSKWLGLDDQTVIVTGGSSGIGKAVVESLLENNANVVLADLQEPPHDLVAKAKDNQLLFVQTNVAKRESVANTVKEVISKFGKIDVLVNNAGINLPRLLVDEKEENSSFELSDETLDRMISINQKGVFLFSQLAGREMVKARKGVIINMVSESGLEGSEGQSGYAATKAAIYSFTRSWAKELGKFGIRVVGVAPGILEKTGLRTPAYEEALAYTRGITVQQLREGYTNKSIPLRRDGKLSEVADLVLYLSSHRANYVTGTTYNIAGGKSRG, encoded by the coding sequence ATGAGTAAATGGCTTGGACTTGATGATCAGACAGTAATTGTAACAGGAGGTTCTTCAGGAATCGGAAAAGCGGTTGTTGAATCCTTACTTGAAAATAATGCGAATGTGGTGCTGGCAGATTTGCAAGAACCGCCGCATGATTTGGTTGCAAAGGCAAAAGACAATCAGCTGCTGTTTGTCCAGACGAATGTCGCAAAGCGGGAAAGTGTTGCAAACACAGTTAAGGAAGTAATCAGCAAGTTTGGAAAGATTGATGTGCTTGTGAATAACGCCGGTATTAATTTACCGCGATTGTTGGTGGATGAGAAAGAAGAGAACAGCAGTTTCGAATTGAGCGATGAAACGCTTGATAGAATGATTAGCATTAATCAAAAAGGTGTTTTTCTCTTTTCCCAGCTTGCCGGACGAGAAATGGTGAAGGCTAGAAAAGGCGTTATTATTAACATGGTTTCAGAAAGTGGTCTCGAAGGATCCGAAGGGCAAAGCGGCTATGCGGCAACAAAAGCAGCCATCTACAGTTTCACAAGATCGTGGGCGAAAGAGCTGGGCAAGTTCGGTATTCGAGTTGTTGGCGTTGCGCCAGGCATTCTTGAAAAAACAGGATTGCGTACACCTGCCTATGAAGAGGCTCTTGCGTATACAAGAGGGATCACTGTCCAGCAACTGCGTGAAGGGTATACAAACAAATCGATTCCACTCAGACGTGACGGTAAGCTATCGGAAGTCGCAGATCTAGTACTCTATTTGAGTTCCCACCGTGCGAACTACGTCACTGGTACAACTTACAATATCGCTGGTGGCAAGTCGAGAGGATAA
- a CDS encoding sugar-binding transcriptional regulator, whose product MDSIEMKKLYINIAQMYYDQNMTQNQIAQRTGINRTSISRILKKIREDGIVKIIINYDLNNVSLAQKLRNRFNLKYVSVVPVNSEQQKRVRLTAIGQACAKFLEQVVEDNDVIGLSWGSTLASVVEALAPSAVKNNVSCVPIVGGPSGKLESQYHVNTICYGVAQKFRGKSLLIDFPAIVEKTSMKNDILETHYYKEIDNMWDHISIAVFGVGSLQIAENSTWHAFYGDKAITKLKSEGVAGDICSRFYDINGAIIQTHLSDRTISIQLDKLRKARYAIGVAESVEKVPGIIGALRGHYMNVLITTEETATAILEETD is encoded by the coding sequence ATGGATAGTATTGAAATGAAAAAACTTTATATAAACATCGCTCAGATGTACTATGATCAGAACATGACGCAAAACCAGATCGCGCAAAGGACGGGAATCAACCGGACATCCATCAGCCGAATTCTAAAGAAAATTCGGGAAGATGGCATTGTAAAAATTATTATCAATTACGATCTGAATAATGTTTCATTAGCCCAAAAACTGAGAAACAGGTTTAATCTGAAGTATGTAAGCGTTGTTCCCGTAAACAGTGAACAGCAAAAGCGTGTCAGGCTGACCGCGATTGGCCAGGCATGCGCAAAATTTTTAGAACAAGTTGTTGAAGATAATGATGTAATCGGTTTATCATGGGGAAGCACTTTGGCTTCCGTCGTCGAAGCACTAGCCCCTTCTGCCGTAAAGAATAATGTATCTTGCGTCCCTATAGTAGGAGGGCCATCGGGAAAACTGGAGAGCCAATACCACGTCAATACGATTTGCTATGGTGTGGCTCAGAAATTTAGGGGAAAATCATTGCTGATTGATTTCCCAGCCATTGTTGAGAAAACATCTATGAAAAATGATATTTTGGAGACCCATTACTACAAAGAAATTGATAATATGTGGGATCACATCAGTATTGCAGTATTTGGTGTGGGTTCATTGCAGATCGCTGAAAATTCGACGTGGCATGCCTTTTATGGGGATAAGGCGATCACAAAACTGAAATCAGAGGGAGTTGCCGGAGATATCTGTTCTCGATTTTACGATATAAATGGAGCGATCATTCAGACACATTTATCCGATCGAACAATATCGATACAACTTGATAAACTTAGGAAAGCAAGATACGCGATCGGTGTTGCCGAATCTGTAGAAAAGGTTCCTGGAATTATTGGTGCTTTAAGAGGCCACTATATGAACGTTCTAATCACGACAGAAGAAACAGCAACAGCTATTCTTGAAGAGACAGATTAA
- a CDS encoding ISAs1 family transposase: MPDPRSGNHLRHNLIDILTIALTATICAIDSFTDMEEFGYARKEWFESFLELPNGIPSHDTFARVFSLLDPETVERCFMNWTADVYTLTEGEIVAIDGKTLRGSHHRAANKRAIHTLCAWATEQKAVLARRKVEGKTNEITVIPELLDLLKLKGCIVTIDAMGCQKDIAAKIREKEADYVLALKGNQSTLHEDVRLYLEDAQKNAFKDVPHSFYKQVEKGHGRVDVRRYWTTDAIDFLDQKEEWKGLKSVGVVESERQTGDQVSVERRFYLSSLSSDAKTFAKAVRQHWQIENGLHHVLDVTFREDEQRMRLKNSAQNMALLRRCVVNLLKQETTSKRSIRGKRLKAGFDFPYLKTVLALAYRLSDRS; this comes from the coding sequence ATACCTGATCCACGCAGCGGGAATCATCTGCGACATAATCTGATTGATATCCTGACCATCGCCCTGACTGCGACGATTTGCGCCATTGATTCGTTCACTGACATGGAGGAGTTCGGCTACGCCCGTAAAGAGTGGTTTGAAAGTTTCCTTGAGCTACCGAATGGCATCCCTTCTCATGACACTTTTGCCCGGGTCTTTTCTCTGCTCGATCCTGAGACTGTTGAACGTTGCTTCATGAATTGGACAGCCGACGTCTATACGCTCACCGAGGGCGAAATCGTGGCCATTGACGGGAAAACGTTGCGCGGTTCCCATCATCGTGCGGCTAACAAGCGAGCGATTCATACCTTATGCGCATGGGCAACCGAACAAAAGGCGGTACTAGCCCGGCGAAAAGTGGAGGGAAAAACGAATGAAATCACCGTTATTCCCGAGCTGCTTGACCTGCTGAAGCTCAAAGGCTGTATCGTCACGATCGATGCGATGGGCTGCCAGAAAGACATTGCCGCCAAGATCAGGGAGAAAGAAGCGGATTATGTGCTGGCTCTGAAAGGCAACCAGTCCACGCTCCATGAAGACGTCCGACTGTATCTGGAAGACGCACAGAAAAATGCGTTTAAGGATGTCCCGCACAGCTTCTATAAACAGGTCGAAAAAGGTCATGGTCGTGTCGATGTCCGCCGTTACTGGACGACCGACGCCATTGATTTTTTGGATCAAAAAGAGGAATGGAAAGGACTTAAAAGTGTCGGTGTGGTTGAGTCTGAACGGCAGACTGGTGATCAGGTCAGCGTGGAACGCCGGTTCTATCTATCCTCACTTTCCAGCGATGCGAAAACATTCGCTAAAGCCGTGCGCCAGCACTGGCAGATCGAAAATGGACTTCATCACGTGCTTGATGTCACGTTCCGAGAGGACGAGCAGCGCATGCGTCTGAAAAATAGTGCGCAGAATATGGCTCTGCTGCGCCGATGCGTGGTCAATTTACTGAAGCAGGAGACAACGAGTAAGCGGAGTATTCGAGGAAAGCGGTTAAAAGCAGGTTTTGATTTTCCCTATTTAAAAACGGTGCTTGCGCTGGCTTATCGCCTCTCGGATCGTTCATAA
- a CDS encoding VOC family protein, translating into MKLTHSCIITNRVNELCDFYKLVLQIQPQIFGKDYVEFPTDGGILSFFSFDAQEKYAAGTTKPAFNKSLELEFNVDNVEEEYERVKKLNVEIAKPLTTQEWSNRSFYFKDPDGN; encoded by the coding sequence ATGAAACTTACGCATAGCTGCATAATTACCAATAGAGTAAATGAATTATGCGATTTTTATAAATTAGTATTACAAATCCAACCACAAATTTTTGGGAAAGATTATGTCGAGTTTCCAACTGATGGTGGTATCCTTTCTTTCTTTAGTTTTGATGCTCAGGAAAAGTATGCTGCCGGGACAACAAAGCCAGCATTCAATAAAAGTTTGGAACTTGAATTTAACGTAGACAATGTGGAGGAAGAATATGAGCGTGTTAAAAAGCTCAATGTTGAAATTGCTAAACCTTTAACTACGCAAGAATGGAGCAATCGCTCATTTTATTTCAAAGATCCCGATGGAAACTAA